In Anomalospiza imberbis isolate Cuckoo-Finch-1a 21T00152 chromosome 19, ASM3175350v1, whole genome shotgun sequence, a genomic segment contains:
- the LOC137485084 gene encoding germ cell-specific gene 1-like protein, with amino-acid sequence MPASMPEADRRHRASAAFSLSFLSLVFSITAFSSSYWCEGTRKVAKPFCKGDSKGDLCIRFNSPDGNNSQAVQYIWETGDDKFVEKKFHAGIWYSCEEIINEEGEKCRSFISLTPASDRGVLWLSIVAELLYVVLLLTGNILMSVEICYYSSVIDGLKINAFSAVVTVLAGLLGMVAHMMYTTVFQMTVNLGPEDWRPHTWDYGWSYGLAWTSFACCMAAAVTTINKYTKTILEFKHKRKKLERSFRIQYRFPDHTAPEKVCNVYVNSFQNTTDDPTHALRSLRHLATISVL; translated from the exons ATGCCAGCCTCCATGCCAGAGGCAGACAGGAGGCACAGAGCCTCAGCAGCATTTTCTCTGAGTTTCCTCTCTTTAGTCTTCTCTATCACAGCTTTCAGCAGCAGTTACTGGTGTGAGGGGACGAGGAAAGTTGCCAAACCTTTCTGCAAAGGAGACAGCAAAGGGGACCTGTGCATCCGCTTCAACAGCCCCGATGGCAACAACAGCCAGGCTGTGCAGTACATCTGGGAGACAGGGGATGACAAGTTTGTGGAGAAGAAGTTCCATGCTGGCATCTGGTATTCCTGTGAAGAAATTATCAATGAAGAAG gtgAGAAATGTAGAAGCTTTATCAGCCTGACTCCAGCTTCTGATCGAG GGGTTTTATGGCTGTCTATTGTAGCAGAGCTTCTCTacgtggttttgctcctgacTGGGAACATTCTCATGTCAGTAGAAATATGCTACTACAGCTCTGTCATTGATGGGCTGAAGATCAACGCCTTCTCTGCAGTGGTCACCGTGTTAGCAG GTCTTCTGGGCATGGTTGCTCACATGATGTACACAACTGTATTTCAAATGACTGTAAATCTTGGTCCTGAAGACTGGAGACCTCACACTTGGGATTATGGCTGGTCCTACGG CCTTGCATGGACCTCCTTCGCTTGCTGCATGGCAGCAGCTGTCACCACTATTAACAAATACACAAAAACTATCTTGGAATTcaagcacaaaagaaaaaagctggaaaggaGCTTTAGGATTCAATACAGGTTTCCTGACCacacagctccagagaaggTTTGCAATGTGTATGTGAACTCTTTCCAAAACACCACAGATGACCCCACACATGCATTAAGAAGTCTGCGTCACCTGGCCACGATTTCAGTCCTGTAA
- the DHRS7C gene encoding dehydrogenase/reductase SDR family member 7C isoform X2: MMIEDVFKECSRVFHAGGARLVLCGRTWEKLEALYDALISVTDPSTTYAPKLILLDITDISCIRDVAKEILNCYGCVDILINNASMKVKGAVQSISLELDKKIMDANYFGPITLTKAILPNMISRRTGQIVLINSIQGKIGIPFRAAYAASKHAAVGFFDCLRAEMEEFDISVSTVSPTFICSYHRQPAPGNWEASIWKFFFRKVSYGVHPVEVAEEVLATVSRKKQEVLMANPIPRAAVYIRTFFPELFFAIVASGIREKLKTEEEN, encoded by the exons ATGATGATTGAAGATGTTTTCAAAG AATGTTCTCGTGTGTTTCATGCAGGAGGAGCAAGGCTTGTGTTGTGTGGCAGGACATGGGAAAAGCTAGAAGCCTTGTATGATGCCTTAATTAGTGTGACAGACCCCAGCACG ACATATGCACCAAAGCTGATTCTTCTGGACATCACAGACATAAGCTGCATTCGAGATGTTGCTAAGGAAATCCTGAACTGCTATGGCTGTGTGGATATACTGATCAACAATGCAAGCATGAAGGTGAAAGGAGCAGTGCAGAGCATTTCACTGGAACTTGATAAAAAGATAATGGATGCCAACTATTTTGGACCTATCACATTAACCAAAg CCATTCTTCCTAACATGATCTCAAGGAGAACAGGCCAAATTGTTCTAATTAATAGCATCCAAGGGAAAATAGGAATTCCATTCCGTGCAGCTT ATGCTGCTTCCAAGCATGCTGCTGTAGGCTTTTTTGATTGCCTTAGAGCTGAAATGGAAGAATTTGATATTTCTGTCAGCACTGTGAGTCCAACCTTCATCTGTTCATACCATCGCCAGCCAGCACCAGGCAACTGGGAGGCATCTATTTGGAAAT TCTTTTTCAGGAAGGTGTCCTACGGTGTGCACCCCGTGGAGGTGGCAGAGGAGGTGCTTGCCACGGTGAGCAGGAAGAAGCAGGAGGTGCTTATGGCCAAtcccatccccagagcagcagtttACATCAGAACATTCTTCCCCGAGCTGTTTTTTGCCATTGTTGCCTCAGGGATTAGGGAAAAGCTGaagacagaagaagaaaattga
- the DHRS7C gene encoding dehydrogenase/reductase SDR family member 7C isoform X1, whose translation MGIFSVLALPLLLLGISGVIYIYQSVRWLLSKSAVQNKVVVITDAISGLGKECSRVFHAGGARLVLCGRTWEKLEALYDALISVTDPSTTYAPKLILLDITDISCIRDVAKEILNCYGCVDILINNASMKVKGAVQSISLELDKKIMDANYFGPITLTKAILPNMISRRTGQIVLINSIQGKIGIPFRAAYAASKHAAVGFFDCLRAEMEEFDISVSTVSPTFICSYHRQPAPGNWEASIWKFFFRKVSYGVHPVEVAEEVLATVSRKKQEVLMANPIPRAAVYIRTFFPELFFAIVASGIREKLKTEEEN comes from the exons ATGGGTATCTTTTCTGTACTTGCTCTGCCATTGCTTCTCTTAGGGATCAGTGGAGTTATTTATATTTACCAGTCAGTCAGGTGGCTGCTGTCCAAGTCAGCGGTGCAGAACAAGGTAGTGGTGATCACGGATGCCATCTCTGGACTAGGCAAGG AATGTTCTCGTGTGTTTCATGCAGGAGGAGCAAGGCTTGTGTTGTGTGGCAGGACATGGGAAAAGCTAGAAGCCTTGTATGATGCCTTAATTAGTGTGACAGACCCCAGCACG ACATATGCACCAAAGCTGATTCTTCTGGACATCACAGACATAAGCTGCATTCGAGATGTTGCTAAGGAAATCCTGAACTGCTATGGCTGTGTGGATATACTGATCAACAATGCAAGCATGAAGGTGAAAGGAGCAGTGCAGAGCATTTCACTGGAACTTGATAAAAAGATAATGGATGCCAACTATTTTGGACCTATCACATTAACCAAAg CCATTCTTCCTAACATGATCTCAAGGAGAACAGGCCAAATTGTTCTAATTAATAGCATCCAAGGGAAAATAGGAATTCCATTCCGTGCAGCTT ATGCTGCTTCCAAGCATGCTGCTGTAGGCTTTTTTGATTGCCTTAGAGCTGAAATGGAAGAATTTGATATTTCTGTCAGCACTGTGAGTCCAACCTTCATCTGTTCATACCATCGCCAGCCAGCACCAGGCAACTGGGAGGCATCTATTTGGAAAT TCTTTTTCAGGAAGGTGTCCTACGGTGTGCACCCCGTGGAGGTGGCAGAGGAGGTGCTTGCCACGGTGAGCAGGAAGAAGCAGGAGGTGCTTATGGCCAAtcccatccccagagcagcagtttACATCAGAACATTCTTCCCCGAGCTGTTTTTTGCCATTGTTGCCTCAGGGATTAGGGAAAAGCTGaagacagaagaagaaaattga
- the BLOC1S3 gene encoding biogenesis of lysosome-related organelles complex 1 subunit 3, which yields MAAPRPPRVVPGEASESDSEPELLVETAGEAPAAGLKVPGEASETEEEEEEEEEQQRPKTPPVLAEEPAAVWGGGPSLLQQRLREGTGRLRGAVGSALRQSYGSAARSLGGLEGALGRAQVTAAAAAHCLRLARRDLRAVADTIDIVTACRLLPDIRGQL from the coding sequence ATGGCCGCCCCCCGCCCTCCCCGGGTGGTGCCGGGCGAAGCCTCCGAGAGCGACTcggagccagagctgctggtggaGACGGCCGGGGAGGCCCCCGCAGCCGGGCTGAAGGTGCCGGGCGAAGCCTCCGAGAcggaagaggaggaggaggaggaggaggagcagcagaggccGAAGACGCCGCCGGTGCTGGCGGAGGAGCCGGCGGCCGTGTGGGGCGGCGGCCCCTCGCTGCTGCAGCAGCGGCTGCGGGAGGGGACGGGGCGGCTGCGGGGGGCGGTGGGCAGCGCCCTCCGGCAGAGCTACGGCAGCGCCGCCCGGAGCctgggggggctggagggagccCTGGGCCGGGCGCAGGTGACCGCCGCTGCGGCCGCGCACTGCCTGCGCCTGGCCCGCCGCGATCTGCGCGCCGTGGCCGACACCATCGACATCGTCACAGCGTGTCGCCTCCTGCCCGACATCCGCGGGCAGCTCTGA
- the CCDC61 gene encoding centrosomal protein CCDC61: MGEPRYVQAECAFRLGAHTVRVTLTRATLRVEVEAHGTSDLWRGEFDAAFIEDLTRKTGNFKQFGIFCSMLESALTQSSDSVSLELLTFTDLETLHSRKVGAITRPPPSTSSPLNSKRYLILVYSVEFDRIHYPLPLPYAGRPDLVVLVRELQEQLGQLRARRLEETQHLRDALWKALEEKRAAETRHQREYRRLAAELAQAKASEQKLQLRVKNLTAELASCRRGRQKSASPAPRAQERRSASLESHRSSRGRPSPKSLSPAGSRPPRFDPTAFVRARQRQQKEAELRNQRRGVAFGSSSPARSHRRSSSADSSRSWHLGGSPGSKAREHPEPVPCRRVTRTRRPLSTSPCNGPCMVPRPAASHKLPVCRTAAKRPGKENRAKEPSAELAEIDARLQALQEYMDSLNTCM, from the exons ATGGGGGAGCCGCGGTACGTGCAGGCCGAGTGCGCTTTCCGGCTCGGGGCACACACGGTGCGGGTGACCCTGACCCGCGCCACGTTGCGGGTGGAGGTGGAGGCTCACGGCACCAGCGACCTGTGGAGGGGCGAGTTCGATGCCGCCT TCATCGAGGACCTGACCCGCAAAACGGGGAATTTCAAGCAGTTTGGCATTTTCTGCAGCATGCTGGAGTCGGCACTGACACAG AGCAGCGACTCCGTCAGCCTGGAGCTCCTCACCTTCACCGACCTGGAGACCCTGCATAGCCGGAAAGTGGGAGCAATCACCCGGCCTCCCCCTTCCACCTCTTCCCCCCTCAACTCCAAGCGCTACCTCATCCTCGTCTACTCCGTGGAGTTCGACAG GATCCATTACCCACTGCCCCTGCCCTACGCGGGGCGGCCGGACCTTGTGGTGCTGGTgcgggagctgcaggagcagctggggcagctccgggcccggcgcctggaggaGACCCAGCACTTGCGGGATGC GCTGTGGAAGGCACTGGAGGAGAAGCGGGCAGCAGAAACCCGGCACCAGCGCGAGTACCGGCggctggctgcagag CTGGCCCAGGCAAAGGCGTCAgagcagaagctgcagctgcgGGTGAAGAACCTGACAGCTGAACTGGCCTCCTGCAGGAGGGG CCGCCAGAAATCTGCCAGCCCGGCCCCACGTGCCCAGGAGCGACGCTCAGCATCCCTGGAGAGCCACAGGAGCAGCCGGGGCCGCCCCTCGCCAAAGTCTCTGTCACCTGCAG GCTCCCGCCCACCACGCTTCGACCCCACTGCCTTTGTCAGAGCCCGGCAGCGCCAACAGAAGGAGGCTGAGCTCAGAAA CCAGCGGCGTGGAGTGGcttttggcagcagcagcccagcaagGAGCCACAGGCGCAGCTCATCTG CTGATAGCTCCCGGAGCTGGCACCTGGGAGGGAGTCCTGGCAGCAAAGCCCGTGAGCACCCCGAGCCTGTGCCCTGCAG gagagtGACCCGTACACGGAGACCCCTGAGCACCTCGCCCTGCAATGGCCCCTGTATG GTGCCTCGCCCAGCTGCCAGCCACAAGCTGCCAGTGTGCAGGACTGCTGCCAAGCGCCCTGGTAAAG AGAACCGTGCCAAGGAGCCCTCAGCTGAACTGGCTGAGATCGATGCCcggctgcaggctctgcaggagTACATGGACAGCCTGAACACCTGCATGTGA
- the LOC137485313 gene encoding ADP-ribosylhydrolase ARH1-like — MVLSGVGDALGYRGARWEYCTSGPQIHGELAELGGLAAISLEPPEWPVSDDTVLHLATAEGLATGMEGEPLLQELARRYVAAMGDMEGRKPGPSSILGTSQLRPGEPEGYRIPFNPRGTGCGAAMRSLAIGLRYPHASELPTLIRVSIESGRMTHHHPTGYLGALAVALFGALGARGEPPERWGAELLRVLPLAWDYVEGTGVAVEDNAAAWPFFGEAWHRYLDSRGLLEGGGPPRVPSLPSPAERDAEYLGWALDGWPGRSGHDAPMVALEALLAAGGSWEELCARAVLHGGDSDSTGTIAAGCWGLRGGLASVPPGLHRRLEYRGRLRDAARRLHALAWGAR, encoded by the exons ATGGTGCTGAGCGGGGTGGGGGACGCGCTGGGCTACCGGGGAGCCCGCTGGGAGTACTGCACCTCGGGCCCCCAGATCCACGGCGAGCTGGCCGAGCTGGGGGGGCTGGCAGCCATCAGCCTGGAGCCCCCCGAGTGGCCCGTCAGCGATGACACCGTCCTGCACCTCGCCACTGCAGAGGGGCTGGCCACAG GCATGGAGGGGGAACccctcctgcaggagctggctcgCCGCTATGTGGCCGCcatgggggacatggagggacgCAAGCCCGGACCCAGCAGCATCCTAG gcACCTCCCAGCTGCGGCCGGGGGAGCCCGAGGGCTATCGCATCCCCTTCAACCCGCGCGGCACCGGCTGCGGGGCCGCCATGCGCAGCCTGGCCATCGGCCTCAG GTACCCGCATGCCTCGGAGCTGCCGACTCTGATCCGGGTGAGCATCGAGAGCGGGCGCATGACCCACCACCACCCCACTG ggtaCCTTGGAGCACTGGCGGTGGCCCTCTTTGGGGCACTGGGGGCTCGGGGTGAACCCCCAGAGCGCTGGggggctgagctgctgcggGTCCTGCCCCTGGCATGGGACTACGTGGAGGGCACCGGGGTGGCCGTGGAGGACAATGCTGCTGCCTGGCCATTCTTTGGGGAGGCGTGGCACCG GTACCTGGACTCCCGTGGGCTCCTGGAAGGTGGCGGCCCGCCGCGGGTGCCATCCCTCCCAAGCCCAGCGGAGCGGGACGCAGAGTACCTAGGCTGGGCATTGGACGGGTGGCCGGGGCGCAGCGGCCACGACGCGCCCATGGTGGCCCTGGAGGCGCTGCTGGCAGCCGGCGGGAGCTGGGAGGAGCTGTGTGCCAGGGCGGTGCTGCACGGCGGGGACAGCGACTCCACGGGGACCATCGCTGCCGGCTGCTGGGGGCTGCGAGGGGGGCTGGCGTCCGTGCCCCCGGGGCTGCACCGCCGCCTCGAGTACCGCGGGCGGCTGCGCGACGCTGCCCGGCGGCTCCACGCGCTGGCCTGGGGGGCGCGGTGA